The genomic stretch GCTCTTTAACTGTTAACACCTAtcattaaaatgtgtttatttaccCAATTCATTTAAACATAACTTTAAAGTTTTGTATTTAGCTATATCAGTTGATAAGATTTCTTCTTCTCTTACCTGACTTACCTTACCTTGGCAATTTTATaaacattgtttttttctctacttCAGACCAGAcactttttgaaatatttgaaaaattatttatttgaattttcattATTACTGTTTGTTTTATCAAAACCATAAACTTGAAATAAAGTAGTGAGATTTTGGTTgagatttatttataaaataaattttatatttgaaaaacagtaaGTACGTTGAAAATTTCTTCATGTAGATAatctagttttaaaaaacaagtaaTTGCTTCAAATCACttgataaaatacattttcttttcttcaactcTTACTTTCTAATTTAAGATAATATTGTATTCTTTTCTAGTTACCTGCTGTACAATGCTATCTTGTGATATTTGTGGTGAAACAGTAACCTCAGAACCAGACATGAAGTCTCACCTCTTAATTGTCCACATGGAAAATGAAGTTATATGCCCATTTTGCAAGTTGTCAGGTGTGAAttatgatgaaatgtgttttcatATTGAAACTGCACATTTTGAGCAAAATGAACGAGAAAGAAACTTTGAGAGGATTAATACAATCCAGTATGGAACTTCAGATAACAGGAAGGACAGCACCCTACAAAGTAGAATGGAAGTTAATTCAAGTATTCATTCAGCTTGTGCATCTAATCATCCAAAAATTTCAGCTCAAAGCCTGCCTAAGGATGCTACTTTAAAACATAAAGACTTGTATTTGGACAACTTAACTGAATCTAGAAAATTCctgaaaagtaaaggaaaacagtgtgaccaaaccaaaataaaagaatcAATTTATGAAACAATGTATAGTCCTCCTGAATGTCCATTCTGTGGAAAAATAGAGAATtgtagtcaagatatggaaactcATGTGaaaataaagcatgccaatcttttAGACACTCCATTAGAAGGTAAAGTGTTCATTTTGTATAAGTAGTAGTCTCAACTTAATTAAAAAGTTGTTGGTAAATCACATTACTACAAATGTGATTTTGAAATCAGTTTGTAACGTTGTTCACTTGTTACTGCAACATGAAAATGCAATAATAGAAAAGAGATTTGACGCAAATAATGTTTCAGCTACATTGAAAGGTTCCACATTTTAGACCCTTTCTAGGAGAAATACACCCAGAATCCAGTTTCCAGAGAACAATCTTTTATTTACCCCCGGCCCAATGGCATCTGGACTGTTTGGGACTCAGATTTTCTGTTATtgagttctagttttagtttgaTTCTGTTATGATCAGAGAACACACTCTATGATTTAAGTTCTTCTGTATTTGTTGAATCTTGTTTTATGGCCTAAGATATGGTATATGGCTTATTGTAATACATGTTCCAGAGATACTTGGGGGAAAAAGTGTATTCTACTGTTGGGTCAagtgttctgtattttttcaGTTAGAGCATGTTGCTTGGTTGTGTTCAGATCTTCTGTGTCTTTGTTGATTTCCTCTGTAGCAGTTCTACCAGTTTTTGAAAAGGATTTGAAGTCCCTAATTATAATTGtatgtttgtctgtttttcctttcagctCTATCAGGATTTGTTTCATGTGTTTTGAGGCTCTTTTGttggtgcatacacatttagaatcatgtatttctttcttcctgttgagttttaagagtaaTTTCATACATTTTGGGTGCAAGTCCTTTTTCAGATATgtgcttttcaaatattttctcccagtctgggacttgtcttttcattctcttaacagtgtctttcacagagcagaagtttttacttttaatgaaaTGCAGACTTACTTGGTTTCTTCTGTCATGGATTATGCTTTTGATGTTATGTCAAAATTCTTTGCccaaaaaaagaggggaaaaaaaaaactgtcaaaccCAAGGTCATCTTTCCCATGTTATCTTCTAGAGGTTTTATAgttttgaattttacatttaaatctgattcatttgagttaatttttataaaaggtTAAGAAGAGTGCATAGattcattttttgaaattcagTAATCATTATTTTTAGGAAGTTTcagtttcacagcaaaattgagtagGAAGTACAGAGCGTACCATTGTACTCCCTGTCCCCATACACTCACAACTTCCTCCACTATCCTCAACCCATACTAAATgatacatttgttaaaaataaatgaacctacaTAGACACATCTGTATCACTCaaggtccatagtttacattggggttcactcttggtgttgtatattctacaggttttgacaaatgtatgaaACCACCATTTagaatcatacagaatagtttcactatTAATATAGTTTCACTAAAAATCCTGTGTGCTTCACCTATTCATCCTGCCCTTATCCTGaccactggcaaccactgatctctttttcctgtctccatatttttgccttttccagaatgtcatataattggagtAATACAATATATagctttttcagattggtttctttcacgtagcaatatacatttaagtttcctccatgtctttttatgccttgatagctctttttttttttaagcattgaatgatattccattgtctgggtgcaccacagtttatttattcacctactgaaggacatcttggttgctttcaggTTTTGGCAATCATGAtcaaagctgctgtaaacatccacGTACTGGTTTTTTGTGGACAgaagttttcagttcatttgggtaaatactacAAGTAATATAAttctggatcatagggtaacaaTGTGTTTATTTTCATAAGAAACTGCGAAACTCTTCCATGGTGAATGTACCATTTTGCACTGCCAGcagcaatgaatgaaagttcctgttgctcacacccttgccagcatttggtgttgtcagtgtttcaaattttggccattctaatatgTGTGTAGTGCTATCTTGTTTTAGTTTGCAGTCCCTGATACCATAATaatatcttctttacccagtATCAGCCAGATCTTGGTCTCACAGAGGTACCACTTCTTTTGTCCTGGGCAAGCTACACCTGTCTGTCTACAGTGCTGGTTGATGGATGCAGCTCTTTGATCTTATGCTCCCAACTAGACAGTTTGATCCCAATGCCCAACTTTTTGCTGAATATCTGAATTCTGCACTTAACCACGTAGTTTGGAGGTTGCTGAGAATTTGGCCCATATCTAGCCTGGCCTCTACTTAACATTTGACTTTCCTTTCTACTTTTCTTGTTTTGACTATAGATATGAatgtttattattaatattttcttttattgtaggATAAGAGAGGTTTGTGCTTATGCTCAGTCTTCCATCTTGACTCTAGAAGTAGAAAAGTTGCTTTAAACCCAACTACAAAGagcttttttttatttaatgaagtTAGTGGATAGTAGACAGTCTTTGACTTGGGGTGAAAaatctaaaagttttaaaaataaaactaactgAATTATATCTCTAATACAGGCTGTGATCAACCACTCTATGATTGCCCTATGTGTGGGCTCATCTGTACAAATTACCATATTCTCCAGGAACATGTTGACTTGCATTTGGAAGAAAGCAGCTTTgcacaaggtatgcctgtatgtttaaaaataagcatgtcatgatttaatttctacttttaggACACTATCTGCTTTTTAAGTTAGTGATATGGGGGGGGGAAGCACAATGGTTAAAAATAAGTCTTCCCTTAAAAAATTCCAATATGGCTTCCAActtttttttagaagtttttttcacagaaaagttACAAAGGATGAACTGTTGTGAACAGCATCTGAACTACGGGTATTCATCCCGGCTTTTCCCCAAGAGTATCAGTATTTAGAAGACAGTGAAAtattgtacaatttttaaaatctgtttgatTTATAAGTTGAGGCCATTCTTCCAGCAGCTTGAAGTAATTCAATTTAGCCTCTTGTCAGTAAAAATTGTTTATGAACTAGGAAGCTGCCATATGGcacatatgaaaaagaatgtaaactatgtGGCTTAAAAGTTTTTCAAGTGCATTTCCAGCTGCTTGCCTAGCTTATTTACTACCACTTACTAGTTTTATAAGagattctgaagttttcctctgtcccctgtcttttttaaaagtggaaagaTCCTATATGAGTTTCACAGTTCCATTGAAACAAAATACAAAGTGGACCCTAGGAGAAACCAGTTGTGTTTTACTAGATTTTGGTTTCTTAAGGTACATAGATATCTCCTTTTACTGCAGGAGTCTTTAGTGTTCATTATCAGTGATCCTAGTACCAGTTAGTGATGTCCATAGACAGCATTACCTGCTTTCTCAGCCTAATACCAAGATGAGAATTGCTGGAGCAAAGATGGAACAGTCCTCTACTGTGGGTGGTTCTCTACTAATTACTGTGGAAGAATAACCCTCTGAAGTTGAAATGTCTGATAATTCTTACTTTGTTTATGATAAGCTTTGTATGGGTACATAAAGTTTTCTGTAAGCCTCTAGTAGGTAATGAGAGAAAGATACGGTCTGAGTAAATCACTGTAGATAGCCTCAGAAGTATGCTAAAAATCAGTTTTGAATTGCATATCTGCAGCAATGGATGTGGAGACCAAATAGAAAGATATAGCAGAGGCTGAAAGatttgaaaggaaagaaagaatatttaatacATAAGTAAACCATCAAATTGGGAGGTCAAGGAGATGCTGGCCAGAAGCCACTGACTAATGGATCTGTGGGACACTGGACAGAGAGGGAAAAGGGCAAGGTGTTGCATAGTTGTACTATTTGCTTGGGGCTACATTGTAATTAAGTTATGGTCTAATATCTGTAACATAGTTTTGCATTTGCGAAAAATTTGCAaacatatttttatgttcttttttatttccttttttccctcccagtgtttcttttaaaaaccaaTCTGCCTTATTAGGGTTAATAAGAAGCACTACTCAAGgatgttacttaatttctctaagttGTGGTTTCCTCAGTAGATAATAATATCTAACTTTCTAAGGTTGTTAAGAGGATCCAAATGAGATACTTAATAAGTCCTTGTCATAGCCTAAACACTCAGTGAATATTAGTGATTTAAGAGGAGTGTTATACCCTTACAGAAGCAGTTCAAGTTCTGCTAGATTTGTACTCAGTGTTTCTGTGACATCATAGTTATGAGTAAATGGCAAAATAATAGCatttcctccatttaaaaatatgtttaacattTAAGTGAGGTTTGATTTCAGTAGTTAACCTTATtctataacattaaaaatatgtaataggCATGGATAGAGTCCAGTGTTCTGGAGATCTAGAATTGGCTCATCAGCTTCAACAAGAAGAAGACAGAAAGAGGAGATCTGAAGAATCAAGACAAGAAATGGAAGAATTTCAGAAGCTGCAGGTACAGAGATTAATAAGAATGTTTTGGTTTGGTAGAGttcatatttttcaaacatgCTGTCAAGATTTCAGAATATTATCTTTGTCTTtattatataaagtatttttctactttttttttttttagggttcaTAACAACCACCATTTATAAGTACTCATTCTGGTCATGCTGGGgtaaacatttcatataaagtATTTCAAAATCTTCACAACTCCATAAAGAagttattttagatttttatttttttttacagcagatgaagaaatggagacaaAGAATGCTTAACTTGCTCAGGTTGGGCAGTGTTAAATGGTGAAGCCTGGATTCAAACCTATGTTGATGGGACaattaggaaactgagactcgGAATTTTAGCAGTTTGTATAGATGCTTAACATAGAAACTCAGAATGAATGTCTCCTGTCTGAGTCTTAAATTCTTTTAGTGACTGCAATTCAGGCATTTAGAAAGAgccatttttaatggaaaatgctTTCTGATGATATTTGAGACTACATTTATCTCAGATGAGTGGTGGTATATCTGTTGAGCTAAACTGGTAGcatctattatatttttaatgtttttaaaatttcaacagctttttctactttttttagtAGAAAATTTGCTGTGGACTATGATGTCGTTTGTGTTAATAATGCTCACAGGGTTTTTAAATGTTCCTTTACTGTGTGCTAATAGGATAATGTGTGAATAAAAAGGGTTTATCATTGAATAGATGTGAAAGTGTTCAGTTAAACAGGTTTGTAAACTTGAggtcttctcagagcctttaatatacAAATATGCAGTGTACATCTCATAATCTTCCTGTGCTCATTTGACCTCTGACTTTTTTTCTCCAATATCTTGCACATAGTTATGTGTGAGAACGTCTCATTCTTTCTTTAAGGCTGTTTTTCTCGTTCATGATTCATttatttgcaaaattattttcccaccaggattcaaaggaaaaaagaaagttggCTATTCCTAAATCTTCTTTGCtctatataattttgaaaattatcaaTACAAAAGTTTTCAATATTTAAGAGAATTTATTATGTAATTTTGCAGCTTAGTTGTTTAGATCTTAGAAACATTTTCCATAGGGGCTGTTTTAACATATTATTTAAGATTCTCTGCCAGTGTGCAAAAATGTAGTTCATTTACTATACAGAATGAATACCTAAGTGAATTATGAATTAATTAGGCCTTTGTAGGCTAGTCTGGGAACCAAAAAACAAGTATTgacagtttttcttaaaaaaatcagcaaatggTCAGAACTTGTCTGCCTTTCACAGTACCTTTAGTAGGAAGACAGGATTCTCTACTTTCCCCACTACAAGGAGAATAAGTCTCTTTCAGTGATGATTGTTTGTAGAGAAAGGCTGTTATTAACTCAgggatttttgtgtgtatgtgtgacttATTTTCCCTAACAATCTTTAAGTTGACTTGTATGAAAATCTATAAATGAAGATGTTTCAGATGTTTATTTccagataaataaaatagtgGTAAGTTTCCATCCTCATTGACATAAAGGGACATAAAAATTAAGCCATTTGCTTTTATGTTCAACAGAGACAATATGGTTTAGATAATTCTGGAGGGTACAAACAACAGCAGCTACGAAATATGGAGACAGAAGTAAATAGGGGAAGAATGCATCCATCTGAATTTCATAGAAGAAAAGCTGATATGATGGAATCACTAGCTATGGGTATTGatgatggaaaaacaaaaacttctggTGAGTATTTAAATATCCAAATCATGGTTCTTATATTCCATACATCACTGAAGTAGTAATCAGAATtatttgaattttgtttaatttactaACCCacagtttatataattttatatgagACTGTGTGatcaaataattgtttaaaatatgtTGTTTTAAAACTTCTGAGCTTCTATTTTTACAGTAagtaattcacttaaaaataactcacttttatattctgttaatttatttgacatttgaaaacaaacattttataagTTTTTCTTGAGTGCTTCCTGTGTTCTAGATAAATGCTGTCTAATAGAATATAAGTGAgccacataaataattttaaatttccagtaattacattagaaaaaataaaaaggactagttgaaattaattttgatatttttaaaccCAGTGTGTTCataatattatttcaacatgtaatcagtatTAAAAACTATTCATGAGATATTTTGCAATCTTTGTACATTCTTTAAAATCcaatgtgtattttacactttacagaacatctcaatttggacaagccacatttcaagtgtttgaATAGCCACGTGTCAATAGTGATACCATATTGTTCAGTACAGTTTTAGACATTAAacctttatatgtattatatcaTGTAACTCTCAAAACAAAAATCTTGTTTACTGTTACATTTTCTGGATGAGGTAATTGTGACTTAGAGACGTCAAATTACCTTCCCAAGGTAAGGTTACATAGCTAGTCATTGGCCCAGCTGGTATTCACAATCAGATCTGCCTTGTTCCAAAGAATGCCTTTTTACCTGatgtttttaacatttgaaaaaacacatctgttaatacagtttaaaaaaggaaagaaaaattatatggaaacagCTTTGTTCCCACCACCCAACTTTTATGAAATTTAATAAAGTTGTGAAACCTTTCATGTGTATTTTAAACCCTTTGTGTGCCCCTCTTTGATTCTAATCCCTCCTCCTCCACAAAGGGAATCATTATCCTGAATTTGGTGTTTTTCAGTCTTATGtatgttttaataattttatccTATGTGTGGGTTTCCATAACAATATatagtattttctattttaaaccaCATATAAATTGGTATACAATATATATGCTCTAATTGGATTTGTTCAGATATGTTGATTCTTTAactgtatttcattcattttgattGCTACGTAGTATTTTCTTATAagacttaggttgtttccagtgttttatTCTTACAGATTATAAACAGGCTTCCTCCTCAGGAGTTTCTCGAACATCCAGACTGAAAATACTAGATTAAAGAGCATGTGCATAATTAACTTTATTATGGAGCTGTTTTCTAAAATGGTTGTAATGTACATTTGTATCAGTGTATTCTGACTCACACGTTGTATGGTgacactttttaaatgtttgcctTTTAATACTGCATGAGAGGATACACCTGTGTGCTGCCCTAAGGGTGGCAGCCTTCCAAGAATCATCTTTTAGACGGCTGTAGTCCCGTGGGAACCAGGAATGCAAGCTGTCCTAGCCACCAGAGCCTGACTGTCAAGGGGCATCCTCTGGGTGGCAGCTGTGAAAGCTAGGGAACCAAGCATGAAAAACCAGGGCATCAGCCAAGTCTAAGGCTCCCCACCAGCAGACACTGGCTCTCTGAAAACTTCTCTGACCttgggaaggaaacagacatctagATCCAGGAAATCCAGAGTTCCaaataaggtttttatttttttgttagttATGCAAATGTTAATTGGAGCAGCTATCATTTGAAGAGTCTcttgttattattttaacaatagaatataatttaacaaaaaattgttttatcttGGAAAATACATAGAGATTTAGGTGCTAAGAAATGAAAAACTTTATTACGTGGAAATTTTCCCTTAAAAGCAAGTTATATTATGTGGTTGCTAGAACAATATTACCTAGACAGTGGGGCACCATTGAGTTAGTAATAACTATGCCAAAGTACATTAGgatgcatatttttttttctgttactccCCCTAATTCTTAAAGATCTCTTTCAAATCTTGATTTCTTCATCAAAGTCTATGATAATGAATCTCATATTAATTTCTCTGAATTCCTAGAGTACCCATTCCATGCTTAACATTTAGTACTCAGTTATATAGcattttaattgttctttttcttgactgTAAGTCTAATCTTTTTAAGTTCCTTGGAAATGGTTATAATGAGCTATATGTCTGTCCTTCATGGTGTAGGCCCAGCTACAACTCTTGGTtaatttgttttgatttattgACTCTACCTTTTTAAAGACAGAACCCCATTTTCCTATAGGATACTCTTTATCCAACTAAAGCATGTAGTGATTGTCTTTTTGGTGCCACATTCTATATGAGAAGGTATGGGCTATCCAGTAAGACTTTCCTGCCCATAAGCTTCCCAGAGTCTGTTAAGTACACACAAAAAGCTGTAGTATTCTGCCCTGACAGAATATGGTCAGTACCTGGGGGGCACAACAAATAAATCATTCAGCGATTGTTCAACGAGGaccttttttgtggggggagacGGTTGGAATCAGGAAAAGGGTCTATGAAGACCATAGCATTTGCTCCTGAAAGTGTCTGTAGGATTTTGAAACACAGGAAAAGTATactggaaggaggagagggagagagtcagGTGTACCCTGTCCTAACACCTTGTTTATCCATACTGTTGCATTTATATAATCTGGGTCCAGAAGACTTCAAGGAATGTCATCATATACGTTTTTTGTATTCTCAGTGCTTAGCATAGTGCTAGGTATATAAAAAGTGCTTAGCAAATACTGTAATTGAATGAAAACTCCATGGTCAAATCATGTTTAATGTGTTCGGTTAGGCCACAGCCAAAATTACGGCAAGAAGAGTGATTTGAAATAAAGGGAACTTTGAAGGTAGCTTGCTGTGGGCTTCATATACTGTAGACTAAAACTATTCCATAGGTGATAGGAAGCTATCGAAGTTTTTAAATTGGGAGCAAATTGACTAGGACTGAGCTTCAGAGAGAGTGATGTCCAGTAGAATGTATAATAAAATGGAGAGACAACATTCAACAGTGTCCTTTTATGTGCTGGGCCCTGCAGATGCAGAAATGAAAGAAGCAAACAATTTCAGTTCCATATAATAAGTAATATGCTAGCATTAGGAAACTTGAGTAGTAGTAAAAAGCAGGACACAGACTAAGGTTACATCAGTAAAAAGATAATGAAGATGGAATTGACAGGATTTAGATGTGGCACTTGAGAAAGAGATTGATA from Camelus bactrianus isolate YW-2024 breed Bactrian camel chromosome 8, ASM4877302v1, whole genome shotgun sequence encodes the following:
- the ZUP1 gene encoding zinc finger-containing ubiquitin peptidase 1 isoform X1 is translated as MLSCDICGETVTSEPDMKSHLLIVHMENEVICPFCKLSGVNYDEMCFHIETAHFEQNERERNFERINTIQYGTSDNRKDSTLQSRMEVNSSIHSACASNHPKISAQSLPKDATLKHKDLYLDNLTESRKFLKSKGKQCDQTKIKESIYETMYSPPECPFCGKIENCSQDMETHVKIKHANLLDTPLEGCDQPLYDCPMCGLICTNYHILQEHVDLHLEESSFAQGMDRVQCSGDLELAHQLQQEEDRKRRSEESRQEMEEFQKLQRQYGLDNSGGYKQQQLRNMETEVNRGRMHPSEFHRRKADMMESLAMGIDDGKTKTSGIMEALYRYYQNAATDVRRVWLSAVVDHFHSSFGDKGWGCGYRNFQMLLSSLLQNDAYDDCLKGMSVPCIPKIQSMIEDAWKEGFDPQGASQLNNRLQGTKAWIGACEVYTLLTSLRIKCRIVDFHKSTGPLGTHPRLFEWILSYYSSEREGSPKVMCTSKPPIYLQHQGHSRTVVGIEERKNRTLCLLIFDPGCPSQDMQKLLKQDLEASSLKQLRKFVGNLKHKQYQIVAVEGVLSSEETAARRQDSQIFTAEKIP